The genomic window AAAGATCCGCAGGGACATGAAAAAACAGCGGCGCTTTTTCCCGGTGGTGCTGGGAGAGGATCTGGACTGGAAACAGGTTTCGGCCATAGAACTGGCCATTCCGGATCTTCCCGGTGTCTCCATCACAGCAGGGGAGATGCGACATTATCCCGCCGCGGACCTGACAGCCCACCTGACGGGATACGTGGGCGCGGTTTCTGAATCCGATCTGGCCCAGGGGCAGGAAGACAGCCCTGTCCTGTCCCTGCCCGGCTTCCGGATCGGCAAGAACGGCGTGGAGCGTGAAAACGACACAGTCCTGCGGGGAACGGCCAGCGGGGCCCAGCTGGAAGTCAACGCCCTGGGACGCGTGGTGCGCGAGCTGTCGCGGGATGAGGGGGAGCGGGGCCGGAAAGTCACGCTGGAGGCCGATCTGGACCTGCAGCAGTTTGTCCAGAAGCGGCTGGCTGAACAGGTCAGCGCCGCCGCTGTTGTGCTGGATATCCACACGGGCGGGATCCTGGCCCTGGCCTCCTGGCCTGCCTATGAT from Pseudomonadota bacterium includes these protein-coding regions:
- a CDS encoding penicillin-binding protein 2; amino-acid sequence: MTAADNDRLPLLTRRTLVLGGIKSALLLTILGRLFYLQVLQSDRYRTLAEDNRISLKLIPPTRGYILDRAGKPMATNRQGFRAELVPEQAGKKTGAVLERMTALLSLTEEDLEKIRRDMKKQRRFFPVVLGEDLDWKQVSAIELAIPDLPGVSITAGEMRHYPAADLTAHLTGYVGAVSESDLAQGQEDSPVLSLPGFRIGKNGVERENDTVLRGTASGAQLEVNALGRVVRELSRDEGERGRKVTLEADLDLQQFVQKRLAEQVSAAAVVLDIHTGGILALASWPAYD